A portion of the Chloroflexia bacterium SDU3-3 genome contains these proteins:
- a CDS encoding Crp/Fnr family transcriptional regulator encodes MWSPRAAYNGHIRHTARSTMEQETAQQIACQPALLRQCRFFHDLDDQALTYAASAAHLARTAAGAFLFHQGDPAESFYVLVSGHGRLSQISAEGQQVIMGLVTPYQEVGIVAAIRGAEYPLDLQAIDDCAALVWERAALLALIERTPRLALRALHMVSGRFVELQQRYRELSTERVERRVARALLRLVAQVGRPDAGGIALDLPLARQDIAEMTGTTLYTVSRILSGWEQQGIVSTGRERVALLLPQRLTQIAEDLPES; translated from the coding sequence ATGTGGTCGCCGCGCGCGGCGTATAATGGCCACATCCGCCACACCGCGAGGAGCACCATGGAGCAAGAGACCGCCCAGCAGATCGCCTGCCAGCCCGCCCTGCTGCGCCAGTGCCGCTTTTTTCACGACCTTGATGACCAGGCGCTTACCTATGCGGCCAGCGCCGCACACCTGGCGCGCACTGCGGCGGGGGCCTTCCTGTTCCACCAGGGCGACCCCGCCGAGTCCTTTTATGTGCTGGTCTCCGGCCACGGTCGGCTCAGCCAGATCAGCGCCGAGGGCCAGCAGGTGATCATGGGCCTGGTGACGCCCTACCAGGAGGTGGGCATCGTCGCGGCCATCCGTGGCGCGGAGTACCCGCTCGATCTGCAGGCTATCGACGACTGCGCCGCGCTGGTCTGGGAGCGCGCCGCGCTGCTGGCCCTGATCGAGCGCACGCCCCGGCTGGCGCTGCGCGCGCTGCACATGGTCTCGGGCCGCTTTGTGGAGCTGCAGCAGCGCTATCGCGAGCTGTCCACCGAGCGTGTCGAGCGGCGGGTGGCCCGCGCCCTGCTGCGGCTGGTGGCCCAGGTGGGCCGCCCCGACGCAGGCGGCATCGCGCTCGATCTGCCCCTGGCCCGCCAGGATATCGCCGAGATGACCGGCACCACGCTCTACACCGTCAGCCGCATCCTCAGCGGCTGGGAGCAGCAGGGCATCGTCAGCACCGGGCGCGAGCGCGTGGCCCTGCTGCTGCCCCAGCGTCTCACTCAGATCGCCGAGGATCTGCCGGAGTCATGA
- a CDS encoding glycoside hydrolase family 5 protein: MEAFVTKLRSFKRRWVTAAAVALVAPMLLSSQGLASKDAGAAGTPAVFRVNAQGQITKNGQIYQIRGGSWFGLQGRYEPASDSTNPRGAPMEQYIGNVWWAPSGRTITQDLNEMKALGINVIRLPLSHQTLDANDPQGREPVLKNDPSVRIANSRLALETMIKAADAAGIDVMLDIHSCSNYVDWRKGRLDARPPYVDAERDNYDFKREDSSCASTNNPSTVTRIQPYNETIWLQDLKTLAGFSSTLGVSNIIGIDIFNEPWDYTWEEWKTLTEHAYTAINEVNPNILIFTQGISATAGNQDGTPDTVTQVPHGGGITPNWGENLFEAGANPPNVPKERLVFTPHAYGPSVFVGAQFMDPAQPQCAGLEGDAAGDAKCNIVINPTLLRQGWDEHFGYLKAMGYAVVIGEFGGNVDWPGGGATLRDKNRFGYLTDKTTDLKWQTAFVDYLIDRGITDTVYWSINPESGDTGGLYTSPYIAGSNESAWGTWGTWDTRKTNLLKRLWAVGSVPGTPVTVTPTTPVTTTPVTVTPTKTVTATPVTPTPVTVTPTPVTVTPTKTPVTPTATPVTPTATPVTPTTTPGGACSPVSSTISGPFSYDGAGTFCWKASSLGSYVNSWNLTKLTINGVDFTNKWASSGSFPAAIDGYWYVSYTGPYAWSHFEAK, from the coding sequence ATGGAGGCATTCGTGACAAAACTCCGGAGTTTCAAACGTCGATGGGTGACAGCGGCAGCAGTTGCACTTGTTGCGCCGATGCTACTTTCCTCCCAGGGTCTCGCATCGAAGGATGCAGGGGCAGCTGGCACGCCCGCCGTGTTCCGCGTGAACGCACAGGGCCAGATCACCAAGAATGGCCAGATCTACCAGATCCGCGGCGGATCGTGGTTCGGCCTACAGGGCCGCTATGAGCCGGCCAGCGACTCGACCAACCCGCGCGGCGCGCCGATGGAGCAGTATATCGGCAACGTGTGGTGGGCACCCAGCGGCCGCACCATCACCCAGGACCTCAACGAGATGAAGGCGCTTGGCATCAACGTCATCCGCCTGCCGCTCTCGCACCAGACCCTGGACGCCAACGACCCGCAGGGCCGCGAGCCAGTGCTGAAGAATGACCCCTCGGTGCGCATCGCCAACTCGCGCCTGGCCCTTGAGACCATGATCAAGGCCGCCGACGCCGCTGGCATCGACGTGATGCTCGACATCCACTCGTGCTCGAACTACGTGGACTGGCGCAAGGGCCGCCTGGATGCCCGCCCGCCCTATGTGGATGCTGAGCGCGACAACTACGACTTCAAGCGCGAGGACTCGTCCTGCGCCTCGACCAACAACCCCTCGACCGTGACCCGCATCCAGCCCTACAACGAGACTATCTGGCTGCAGGATCTGAAGACCCTGGCTGGCTTCTCCTCGACGCTGGGCGTGAGCAACATCATCGGTATCGACATCTTCAACGAGCCCTGGGACTACACCTGGGAGGAGTGGAAGACCCTGACCGAGCACGCCTACACCGCGATCAACGAGGTGAACCCCAACATCCTGATCTTCACGCAGGGCATCTCGGCCACTGCTGGCAACCAGGATGGCACGCCGGACACCGTCACCCAGGTGCCGCACGGCGGTGGCATCACCCCGAACTGGGGCGAGAACCTCTTCGAGGCCGGCGCGAACCCGCCGAACGTCCCGAAGGAGCGCCTGGTCTTCACCCCGCACGCCTACGGCCCCTCGGTCTTCGTCGGCGCGCAGTTTATGGACCCGGCCCAGCCGCAGTGCGCTGGCTTGGAGGGCGACGCCGCTGGCGATGCCAAGTGCAACATTGTGATCAACCCGACGCTGCTGCGCCAGGGCTGGGATGAGCACTTCGGCTACCTGAAGGCGATGGGCTACGCCGTGGTGATCGGCGAGTTCGGCGGCAACGTCGACTGGCCCGGCGGCGGCGCGACCCTGCGCGACAAGAACCGCTTCGGCTACCTGACCGACAAGACCACCGACCTGAAGTGGCAGACCGCCTTCGTTGACTACCTGATCGATCGCGGCATCACCGACACCGTGTACTGGTCGATCAACCCCGAGTCCGGCGATACCGGCGGCCTCTACACCTCGCCCTACATCGCGGGCAGCAACGAGTCGGCCTGGGGCACCTGGGGCACCTGGGACACCCGCAAGACCAACCTGCTGAAGCGCCTGTGGGCTGTCGGCTCGGTGCCCGGCACGCCGGTGACGGTGACGCCGACCACCCCGGTGACCACCACCCCGGTGACGGTGACCCCCACCAAGACCGTGACGGCCACCCCGGTGACCCCGACCCCGGTGACGGTGACCCCGACCCCGGTGACGGTGACCCCGACCAAGACCCCGGTGACCCCGACGGCCACGCCGGTGACGCCGACCGCGACCCCGGTGACGCCGACCACCACGCCTGGTGGGGCCTGCAGCCCGGTCAGCTCGACCATCAGCGGGCCATTCAGCTACGACGGCGCTGGCACCTTCTGCTGGAAGGCTAGCAGCCTGGGCAGCTACGTCAACTCGTGGAACCTGACCAAGCTGACCATCAACGGCGTGGACTTCACTAACAAGTGGGCCTCGTCGGGCAGCTTCCCGGCGGCGATCGACGGCTACTGGTACGTGAGCTACACCGGCCCCTACGCCTGGAGCCACTTCGAGGCCAAGTAG
- a CDS encoding iron-siderophore ABC transporter substrate-binding protein codes for MVKHAMGETLVPIAPKRVVTLDMGELDAALILGIKPVGSVTIFEDGKFPAYLGDKTEGIEVVGTIASPNLEKILALKPDLILSSKTRDADRYELLSKIAPTVFAERLGDAWLDNFRLFAEAMGKQQEGEALVADYQRRLADLHAKLSAAGPMPTVSMVRFMQGGQTRIYHAGSFIGTILAEGQFPRPAAQQLTDKVWTEASKELIGDLDGDVIFYGIYGKPEDAPVDEYLNDPLWKQLKAVERQRVVQVNDDYWYTSIGLIAANLVIDDLEKFLLPQPTP; via the coding sequence TTGGTCAAGCACGCCATGGGCGAGACCCTGGTGCCCATAGCGCCCAAGCGTGTGGTCACGCTCGACATGGGCGAGCTGGATGCGGCGCTGATCCTCGGCATCAAGCCGGTCGGTTCGGTCACCATCTTCGAGGATGGCAAGTTCCCCGCGTACCTGGGCGACAAGACCGAGGGCATCGAGGTGGTGGGCACAATCGCCTCGCCCAACCTAGAGAAGATCCTCGCGCTCAAGCCCGACCTCATTCTCAGCAGCAAGACCCGCGACGCCGATCGCTATGAGCTGCTCTCGAAGATCGCCCCCACCGTGTTTGCCGAGCGCCTGGGCGACGCCTGGCTGGACAACTTCCGCCTGTTCGCCGAGGCCATGGGCAAGCAGCAGGAGGGCGAGGCGCTGGTGGCCGACTACCAGCGCCGCCTGGCCGACCTGCACGCCAAGCTGAGCGCGGCAGGCCCCATGCCCACCGTCTCGATGGTGCGCTTCATGCAGGGCGGGCAGACCCGCATCTACCACGCGGGCAGCTTCATCGGCACCATTTTAGCCGAGGGCCAGTTCCCCCGCCCCGCTGCCCAGCAGCTCACCGACAAGGTCTGGACTGAGGCCAGCAAAGAGCTGATCGGCGATCTGGATGGCGATGTCATCTTCTACGGCATCTACGGCAAGCCCGAGGATGCGCCGGTGGATGAGTACCTGAACGACCCGCTGTGGAAGCAGCTCAAGGCGGTCGAGCGCCAGCGCGTGGTCCAGGTGAACGACGACTACTGGTACACCAGCATCGGCCTGATCGCCGCGAATCTGGTGATCGACGACCTAGAGAAGTTCCTGCTGCCGCAGCCCACCCCGTAG
- a CDS encoding response regulator transcription factor, with the protein MLHHITPAEERSAVELLSPQERRVLRLIAAGQSNTAIALDLVVSVNTVKVHVKNIYRKLGVASRLEAARAAHDLDILSQ; encoded by the coding sequence ATGCTGCACCACATCACACCCGCTGAGGAGCGCAGCGCAGTCGAGCTGCTGAGCCCACAGGAACGCCGCGTGCTGCGCCTGATCGCTGCTGGCCAGAGCAACACGGCGATCGCGCTTGACCTCGTCGTCTCGGTCAACACCGTCAAGGTTCATGTCAAAAACATCTACCGAAAGCTGGGGGTGGCCAGCCGTCTTGAGGCCGCTCGCGCCGCGCACGATCTGGATATACTCTCGCAGTAA
- a CDS encoding TCR/Tet family MFS transporter gives MDTTSNDGRIIDAPARASRFTLLFVLFTTFLSVMGITLVIPVLPFIIQQYVGNTSQLPVVVSWLTATYALCQCIAAPALGVLSDRFGRRPLLLLCLLGSAIGYLLLGIGGALWVLFVGRIIDGLTGGDISILSAYIGDVSTPSERGKRFGQLGGIASIGLIFGPVIGGLLASLGYAAPLYLSAAILLATTIWGFFAMPESLQPQHRTTHVGFADLNPLKQIGDILAIKRLRWLLVTSVVYAFPFAMFTSELAVLAIDTLAWTPESIGLLLLVIGGIDIFMQAVLSGRLIRRFGETRLIMSGFVCEAISFILIGGVAIVPSPVLLFVGVACFAIGGGVLEPPLNGLISASAGADEQGMVQGGKQALRALSQIAGPLLAGALYMQIGGEAPYWLGAIVLLLGTITMQLATPHIARSQIPQQSHGSND, from the coding sequence TTGGATACCACATCAAACGATGGGCGCATCATTGACGCACCGGCGCGTGCGTCACGCTTCACCCTGCTCTTTGTGCTATTTACGACGTTTCTGAGCGTGATGGGCATAACCCTGGTCATTCCGGTGCTGCCCTTTATCATCCAGCAGTACGTCGGGAATACCAGCCAGCTGCCCGTGGTGGTCAGCTGGCTGACGGCGACCTACGCCCTGTGCCAATGTATCGCCGCGCCCGCGCTCGGCGTGCTCAGCGATCGCTTTGGCCGCCGCCCGCTGCTGCTGCTGTGCCTGCTTGGATCGGCTATTGGCTATCTGCTGCTCGGGATCGGCGGTGCGCTGTGGGTACTGTTTGTCGGACGAATCATCGACGGGCTCACGGGTGGCGATATCAGCATTCTCTCCGCGTATATCGGCGATGTCAGCACGCCGTCGGAGCGCGGCAAGCGGTTCGGGCAGCTCGGCGGCATTGCCAGCATTGGCCTCATCTTCGGGCCGGTCATCGGTGGCCTGTTGGCCAGCCTGGGGTATGCCGCACCGCTGTATCTCTCAGCGGCGATCTTGCTGGCCACCACGATCTGGGGCTTTTTTGCCATGCCCGAAAGCCTACAACCGCAGCACCGCACCACGCATGTCGGCTTTGCCGACCTCAACCCACTCAAGCAGATCGGTGATATCCTCGCCATCAAGCGCCTGCGCTGGCTGCTGGTGACCAGCGTCGTCTACGCCTTCCCGTTTGCGATGTTTACCTCCGAGCTGGCGGTGCTGGCCATCGACACCCTGGCGTGGACGCCTGAATCTATTGGCCTGCTGCTGCTGGTTATCGGCGGTATCGACATTTTTATGCAGGCCGTCTTGTCGGGCCGGTTGATCAGGCGGTTTGGCGAGACGCGCCTGATCATGAGCGGGTTCGTGTGTGAGGCGATCAGCTTCATCCTGATCGGTGGTGTCGCCATTGTGCCATCGCCCGTACTGCTCTTTGTTGGTGTTGCCTGCTTCGCTATCGGCGGCGGCGTGCTGGAGCCGCCGCTGAACGGGCTTATCTCAGCATCGGCGGGCGCAGATGAACAAGGGATGGTGCAGGGTGGCAAGCAGGCGCTACGCGCGTTGAGCCAAATTGCGGGGCCGCTGCTGGCCGGGGCGCTGTATATGCAGATCGGCGGTGAAGCACCCTACTGGCTTGGGGCGATCGTTCTCCTGCTTGGCACGATCACCATGCAGCTTGCCACACCACACATTGCGCGGAGCCAGATACCCCAGCAATCACATGGATCGAACGACTAA
- a CDS encoding MBL fold metallo-hydrolase, with protein MNIVNVGYDSTNYYVLDSRPKLLIDIGFPGTLPKLRHRLDRMGLALAEIGHLICTHYHPDHAGLAEELRLAGVRLVVLDVQRHAVPLLGGLIKPELRYQPIQLAHALALPLAQSRAFLASQGVAGQIIATPGHSDDSVSVVLDTGEAFTGDLPPASDLDGAVAQSWRAIAALGGRVAHPGHGPARPVLAGR; from the coding sequence GTGAACATTGTCAACGTCGGCTACGACTCGACCAACTACTATGTGCTGGACAGCCGCCCCAAGCTGCTGATCGACATCGGCTTCCCTGGCACGCTGCCCAAGCTGCGCCACCGGCTCGACCGCATGGGCCTGGCCCTGGCCGAGATCGGCCACCTGATCTGCACGCACTACCACCCCGACCACGCCGGGCTGGCCGAGGAGCTGCGGCTCGCGGGTGTGCGGCTGGTGGTGCTGGATGTGCAGCGCCACGCCGTGCCGCTGCTGGGCGGCCTGATCAAGCCCGAGCTACGCTACCAGCCCATCCAGCTGGCGCACGCGCTGGCCCTGCCGCTGGCCCAGAGCCGCGCGTTTCTGGCCAGCCAGGGCGTGGCGGGCCAGATCATCGCCACCCCCGGCCACAGCGACGACAGCGTGAGCGTGGTGCTCGATACCGGCGAGGCCTTCACCGGCGACCTGCCGCCCGCATCCGACCTAGACGGCGCGGTGGCCCAGAGCTGGCGCGCGATCGCCGCGCTGGGCGGGCGCGTGGCGCACCCCGGCCACGGGCCAGCCCGCCCTGTCCTAGCGGGCCGCTGA
- a CDS encoding GAF domain-containing protein → MQIPDRQSLLTQLLGGYLLFMAVLLGGGIGLSVIIERQLVAGARAADLALAKTIALETASTMDLAQRSVGALGQQDGLRQGGPAAERAMAAFRAARPEMDRVYWLDAQGVMRYSSPSDPRTLGTDYSGERVFRRAAQASGPFVEPGVVDLSTYNGVVIIAQPVRDARGDLLGVVAANVLLDDLSSPLRTVVADQSGRGQPLLISVVDGRGQLIATAERERILQPMLGELPGAGAALAGQESAQLADVRGSLWLYSAVPVPGLGWAVVVQRPASVALAAVASVRSWLIAALAMTALGGLLLWLALVRRVIRPLQQLAGRYAALGELPAAPPPAAAARADEVGALARTLHRLEGDVAARLAQLRTLLDTSSEVVRTLDPGVVASTIIREVQRLVDVQATAVLVPGDDGALKVLASAGRAESYDRSIHIAPDTPDSPSALALRSGAPTQMIAGSGEPFPAASYAAGFRALLAIPIVSQHVGSVVLLVSRTRPEPFSQHDLGLLLTFANYATLAWEHAVLYERSDERLREVARENERLYREALAANQFKSTLLAAVGHELRTPLAAIKGHASSLLEDDVVWGPEDQQHFLRTISSEADKLAALVSNLLDLSRLEAGLLLLRPRAWDVGALLDGALAALHQPIPRLVRRIPPGLPPVAVERPRIEVVLRNLLANGLAYGEGGIWLSAERAGDTVRIQVRDDGPGIAAEDLPHIFERFYRAERGVQRRATGTGLGLAICKAFVEAHGGRIWAESDGAGTTFCLTLPIAKEREEEESDAAENNLAGRG, encoded by the coding sequence ATGCAGATCCCAGATCGCCAATCGCTTCTCACCCAGCTGCTCGGCGGCTACCTGCTGTTCATGGCCGTGCTGCTGGGCGGCGGCATCGGCCTGAGCGTGATCATCGAGCGGCAGCTGGTGGCGGGCGCGCGCGCCGCCGACCTAGCGCTGGCCAAGACCATCGCCCTGGAGACAGCCAGCACCATGGATCTGGCCCAGCGCTCGGTAGGCGCACTGGGCCAGCAGGATGGGCTGCGCCAGGGCGGCCCCGCCGCCGAGCGGGCCATGGCCGCCTTCCGCGCCGCCCGCCCCGAGATGGACCGCGTGTACTGGCTGGACGCCCAGGGCGTGATGCGCTACTCCTCGCCCAGCGACCCACGCACGCTGGGCACCGACTACTCGGGCGAGCGGGTGTTCCGCCGCGCCGCGCAGGCCAGCGGCCCCTTCGTCGAGCCGGGGGTGGTCGACCTCTCCACCTACAACGGCGTGGTGATCATCGCCCAGCCCGTGCGCGACGCGCGAGGCGACCTGCTGGGCGTGGTGGCGGCCAACGTGCTGCTGGATGACCTGAGCAGCCCGCTGCGCACCGTGGTGGCCGACCAAAGCGGGCGCGGCCAGCCGCTGCTGATCAGCGTGGTGGACGGGCGCGGCCAGCTGATCGCCACCGCCGAGCGCGAGCGCATCCTACAGCCGATGCTGGGCGAGCTGCCGGGGGCGGGCGCGGCGCTGGCCGGGCAGGAGAGCGCGCAGCTGGCCGATGTGCGCGGCAGCTTGTGGCTCTACAGCGCGGTGCCGGTACCGGGGCTGGGCTGGGCGGTGGTGGTGCAGCGGCCCGCCAGCGTGGCGCTGGCGGCGGTGGCCAGCGTGCGCAGCTGGCTGATCGCCGCGCTGGCCATGACCGCGCTGGGCGGGCTGCTGCTGTGGCTGGCCCTGGTGCGCCGCGTGATCCGCCCGCTCCAGCAGCTGGCCGGGCGCTACGCCGCCCTGGGCGAGCTGCCCGCCGCGCCGCCGCCCGCCGCAGCGGCCCGCGCCGACGAGGTGGGCGCGCTGGCCCGCACGCTCCACCGGCTGGAGGGCGACGTGGCCGCGCGGCTGGCCCAGCTGCGCACCCTGCTGGACACATCCAGCGAGGTGGTGCGCACGCTCGACCCCGGCGTGGTTGCGTCCACGATCATCCGCGAGGTGCAGCGGCTGGTGGATGTGCAGGCCACCGCCGTGCTCGTGCCCGGCGACGACGGCGCGCTCAAGGTGCTGGCCAGCGCGGGCCGCGCCGAGTCCTACGACCGCTCCATCCACATCGCCCCCGACACCCCCGACTCGCCCTCGGCGCTGGCGCTGCGCAGCGGCGCGCCCACCCAGATGATCGCGGGCAGCGGCGAGCCGTTCCCCGCCGCATCCTACGCCGCCGGGTTCCGCGCCCTGCTGGCCATCCCGATCGTCAGCCAGCACGTGGGCAGCGTGGTGCTGCTGGTCTCGCGCACCCGCCCCGAGCCGTTCAGCCAGCACGACCTGGGCCTGCTGCTCACCTTCGCCAACTACGCCACGCTGGCCTGGGAGCACGCGGTGCTCTACGAGCGCAGCGACGAGCGCCTGCGCGAGGTGGCGCGCGAGAATGAGCGGCTCTACCGCGAGGCGCTGGCCGCCAACCAGTTCAAGAGCACGCTGCTGGCCGCCGTGGGCCACGAGCTGCGCACGCCGCTGGCCGCGATCAAGGGCCACGCCAGCTCGCTGCTGGAGGATGACGTGGTGTGGGGGCCGGAAGACCAGCAGCATTTCCTGCGCACGATCAGCAGCGAGGCCGACAAGCTGGCCGCGCTGGTCAGCAACCTGCTCGACCTCTCGCGGCTGGAGGCCGGGCTGCTGCTGCTGCGCCCCAGGGCCTGGGATGTGGGCGCGCTGCTCGACGGCGCGCTGGCCGCGCTGCACCAGCCCATCCCGCGCCTGGTGCGGCGCATCCCGCCCGGGCTGCCGCCCGTGGCCGTGGAGCGCCCGCGCATCGAGGTGGTGCTGCGCAACCTGCTGGCCAACGGCCTGGCCTACGGCGAGGGCGGTATCTGGCTCAGCGCCGAGCGCGCGGGCGACACGGTGCGCATCCAGGTACGCGACGACGGCCCCGGCATCGCCGCCGAAGATCTGCCGCACATCTTCGAGCGGTTCTACCGCGCCGAGCGGGGCGTGCAGCGCCGCGCCACCGGCACCGGCCTGGGGCTGGCCATCTGCAAGGCGTTTGTCGAGGCTCACGGCGGCAGGATCTGGGCCGAGAGCGACGGCGCAGGCACGACGTTCTGCCTGACGCTGCCGATTGCGAAGGAGCGAGAGGAAGAGGAGAGCGATGCAGCAGAAAACAATCTTGCTGGCCGAGGATGA
- a CDS encoding response regulator transcription factor, translating to MQQKTILLAEDEAALRDFVSRNLRARGFQVVEATNGLEALALWGTEQVSLLILDVMMPRMDGLEVCRRVREQSTVPIIVLTAMDEEADKVAAFELGADDYLTKPFGVGELLARTQAVLRRSQWTPQAAVAQRFGDLEIDLEGHTVRARGDEVKLTPTEFSLLAFLVSNPNRVLTHRMILQRVWGEQYGDEAEYLRVYVGRLRRKIEPDPARPRHILTESGVGYRFAP from the coding sequence ATGCAGCAGAAAACAATCTTGCTGGCCGAGGATGAGGCGGCGCTGCGCGATTTTGTCAGCCGCAACCTGCGGGCGCGGGGCTTCCAGGTGGTCGAGGCCACCAACGGGCTGGAGGCGCTGGCGCTCTGGGGCACCGAGCAGGTCAGCCTGCTCATCCTGGATGTGATGATGCCGCGCATGGATGGGCTGGAGGTCTGCCGCCGCGTGCGCGAGCAGTCCACCGTGCCGATCATCGTGCTGACCGCGATGGATGAGGAGGCCGACAAGGTGGCGGCCTTCGAGCTAGGGGCCGACGACTACCTCACCAAGCCGTTTGGCGTGGGCGAGCTGCTGGCGCGCACCCAGGCGGTGCTGCGCCGCAGCCAGTGGACACCGCAGGCTGCCGTGGCCCAGCGCTTCGGCGATCTGGAGATCGACCTAGAGGGCCACACCGTGCGGGCGCGCGGCGACGAGGTGAAGCTCACCCCCACCGAGTTCTCGCTGCTGGCCTTCCTGGTCAGTAACCCCAACCGCGTGCTCACCCACCGCATGATCCTCCAGCGCGTCTGGGGCGAACAGTATGGCGACGAGGCCGAGTACCTGCGCGTCTATGTCGGTCGCCTGCGCCGCAAGATCGAGCCAGACCCCGCCCGCCCCCGCCACATCCTCACCGAGTCGGGCGTAGGCTACCGCTTCGCGCCGTAG
- a CDS encoding helix-turn-helix domain-containing protein — protein sequence MHTIAIIAHDAVNLFQLGVATEIFGLERPELRVPWYHTLVCAAEPGAVRSGSGVMISAPHGLAALAEADTVIVPSSPRLRSGPPPPELLAALHSACGRGARLISYCTGAFLLAAAGLLDGRRATTHWAWAGELAARYPKVRVDSRVLYVDDGQVLTAAGTAAAIDLSLYVVRQDYGAEIAAAVARRMVVPLHREGGQVQYIETPLLRPDADAPLSATLGWMAAHLHEALTIEQLAAHAVMSARTFTRRFSAALGTTPHQWLQRQRIALAQRLLETTDTPIEEIAAQCGFGSAAVLRFHFRRAVQVSPQAYRRAFQLGRGEAPIT from the coding sequence ATGCACACAATCGCCATCATCGCGCACGACGCGGTCAATCTGTTTCAGCTGGGGGTTGCGACCGAGATCTTTGGGCTAGAGCGGCCAGAACTGCGCGTGCCCTGGTACCACACGCTGGTATGCGCCGCTGAGCCGGGTGCGGTGCGTAGCGGCAGCGGCGTGATGATCAGCGCGCCGCACGGCCTGGCCGCGCTGGCCGAGGCCGATACCGTGATCGTACCAAGCTCGCCGCGCCTCCGCAGCGGGCCGCCGCCCCCCGAGCTGCTTGCGGCGCTGCATAGCGCGTGTGGCCGGGGCGCTCGGCTGATATCGTACTGCACCGGCGCATTTTTGCTGGCCGCCGCCGGGCTGCTCGATGGGCGGCGCGCCACCACTCACTGGGCCTGGGCAGGCGAGCTGGCGGCGCGCTACCCTAAGGTGCGCGTCGACTCGCGGGTGCTCTATGTCGACGATGGTCAGGTGCTGACCGCCGCAGGCACGGCGGCTGCCATCGACCTTTCGCTGTATGTGGTGCGCCAGGACTATGGGGCCGAGATCGCCGCAGCCGTGGCTCGCAGGATGGTGGTGCCGCTGCACCGCGAGGGCGGGCAGGTGCAGTATATTGAGACGCCGCTGCTCCGGCCCGATGCCGATGCGCCCTTGAGCGCGACGCTGGGCTGGATGGCAGCGCACCTCCATGAGGCGCTGACGATCGAGCAGCTGGCGGCGCACGCTGTGATGAGCGCGCGCACCTTCACGCGCCGCTTCAGTGCCGCGCTGGGCACTACACCGCACCAGTGGCTGCAGCGCCAGCGGATCGCCCTAGCCCAGCGCCTGCTGGAGACCACCGATACGCCTATCGAGGAGATCGCAGCGCAGTGCGGCTTTGGGTCGGCTGCGGTGCTGCGCTTTCACTTCCGGCGCGCGGTGCAGGTGTCGCCACAGGCCTACCGCCGCGCCTTTCAGCTGGGGCGCGGCGAGGCACCCATCACGTAG